The genomic segment GCAACCGACAGGCAATCGGACGCATCGACCGACACGGCTTCCCAGCGCAGCACGTCGAGATACAGGCGCTCGACCTGCGTTTTGCCTTGCTCGACCGTCACGAGCACCGCGCCGCGCCGGCCCGTCTCGCGGATGTGGCGCCCCTGCAGGTTGCCGGGAAACACGACGGTGGACGGGCCCGTCCATTGCTGGAATTCGTGCACGTGGCCGAGCGCCCAGTAGTCGTAGCCTTTCGCGTGCAGTTCGGCCAGCGTGCACGGCGCATAGTTCGCGTGCGCCGCATAACCTTCGAGCGCTGTGTGCAGCACGCCGATGTTGTAGTGCCCGGGCACCGGGTCCGGATAGCCGATCGCGAGATTGTCGACGACGGCCTTGTCCTTGAAGCTCTGCCCGTGCAGCGCGACGTCGAATTCCGGCAGCCGGAAGGTTTCCGGCTTGCGGTGGCCGAACACGGTGACGTTGTCGGGCAGCGTCAGCTTCTTCGTCATCTCGCTTTCGGCATCGTGGTTGCCGCCGAGGACGAACGCGCGGATGCCGGCCTTGCGCAGGCGCCCCATCTGCTGGCCGAAGAAGATGCCGGTGTTGTGATCCTTCCAGTCGCCGTCGTACAGGTCGCCTGCGATCACGAGGAACGCGACTTCCTCTTCGATCGCACGATCCACGAGCTGCCGCAGCGCCTCGCGCGACGCGTTGCGCAACTGCGCGGCCGGCGCGTCGGGATACGCGCTCAGGCCGTGCAACGGGCTGTCAAGGTGAATGTCTGCCGCGTGGATGAACTTCACGAAGATTCCTCTGTTTCATGACGAAGGGCGGCGCCGCTCGCGCAGGCCCGGCCGTCAATCGCAATCCTGGTAGCCGCGCGCATCCGACCGGATCATGCTGCCGGTTGCCAGCGGGTCGGGATGGTACCTGAAAGCGGGTAACGACATGGGGTTCTCCGTCG from the Burkholderia pyrrocinia genome contains:
- a CDS encoding metallophosphoesterase family protein, whose amino-acid sequence is MKFIHAADIHLDSPLHGLSAYPDAPAAQLRNASREALRQLVDRAIEEEVAFLVIAGDLYDGDWKDHNTGIFFGQQMGRLRKAGIRAFVLGGNHDAESEMTKKLTLPDNVTVFGHRKPETFRLPEFDVALHGQSFKDKAVVDNLAIGYPDPVPGHYNIGVLHTALEGYAAHANYAPCTLAELHAKGYDYWALGHVHEFQQWTGPSTVVFPGNLQGRHIRETGRRGAVLVTVEQGKTQVERLYLDVLRWEAVSVDASDCLSVADLSRKIGQSLEALLTVDGHVPRAVRVTVTGRTPAHGLFFGRAPQLRAEVLNQIGIIGNERLWLEKVRLATSAADHQQGESEQLEALEDLKQILAEAAHDPDFLALLERDLKPFVGKVRSDVKEEVPLLTMARAGELTALVEQVGPALLARLARGE
- a CDS encoding CbrC family protein; the encoded protein is MSLPAFRYHPDPLATGSMIRSDARGYQDCD